One segment of Mycoplasmopsis glycophila DNA contains the following:
- a CDS encoding coiled-coil domain-containing protein: MKKSKTLSKAVILGTSLAAAGLGGVILALHEGMKKDKPLAFQREFGQVKEFEAEVLNFLQSTINPETNESSLSKEAQEEIYEILLEIKLSKENPETNSLSAQELTNKLGREFAYTKLKEAIRNGSQEDVKEALNQITNEIKDPELKEQFLQNSRDVMNSIQNGDLNKEDKIKLANQLKEQSQNVFEKQNDIIVPAQNILWKIKDELAAKPENYKPEDKAKAQAIIHALEGALDQNVLSAENVSQLTEALVDTYNDLMDLKKETELEYQKYLSKSEATKQKVLESKLSNEDKNKLLDKINAFNDQAGSKDLVYANNKYDELKELEKALDQLAQEMDDKNKDNDVIREEIETILSSAATLSHQNLNNTLANEIAKLRESLSDPKLTKDQLIELKKDAQSKIEYAKTNQNSIDRTNDLIDRANANQLITEAQKNELKAEIESINGDDLASLTKDENAKIDDVIEKLTRAQRVNDELNRLKGIVDEKIQSPYADHEVLNAILSEIAALQDETINQWDDLDSEKDLTWRAEDKINELFDKLRDANKNELKNLIAKGQEAQNNPDVAPSIKNSLKALETISTPLTNEYSSATNKQIDPKIKEYKKLLDDARLSDKVSKINNETNAFKDTIAAMPTDNNRNDQADIYKAKIDSLLNRINVIHSTPNKSNAQKEEEIDALYEQIKAIEASQKDLQRLMDEQNVLVNILNDLDNDPEIKRQILSEVNEANALLDSQNNVFRKPGEYDIDREIEKLKELEDLIKDKKAKIVSDQYYTKTLKQINSAFSPYRDGVLPSALETKFKNELENLKAILDDPNTDSKAYDDAVEAIRNLQANIQAAADLEKARRALKDEIQRTEDMGLGTYKPQDQVDAANAKLAKIDDFIANLGSPSVGPLAYEELKNEAMAQKDGLQIAQEKAKFDKALDNLKKYITPSEETDSELSKELEAKITENIKVAQEKAESIVGPINEIEKINTIKLTAEQVKNNIPLAAKLKEAQARYKELTAKDPMDEGDQIIANQLKDVIEANLMNLGDSPTKINEKIENIIAELNKIQAKQEALESLKEFEKIYTDADSPKAIFADSKQKWDQQLAEFKERFADPNQNLDELIKLKKDIDRALSEDQTEKDRLEKELKDTYNKADELYTQLKLQNPLKDPNNPSELAENSKLKGVWDEIAALKDESGNFVDGATPQKIEELIDKMRIENLKDIFNSKKDTLDKRLEGIQGIEGHTEPVDSLKNKVSTAAGEWSKLVNNQDTDLNELTEEQLKEYIQKLDSLDSYTEEAKALVDAYPNSKNPEEIDQAINNNLIDPTDGVIDIKEKTKNLRDARYGAKEEEELRKEVQSKLDALDEEVKSESNLPDDAYAKDQLAELDQLIDSKKEALAAAKGKDAIRAIEEKATKIKENLDAIKDFAKKVYEFSNKADEAITQAAPGDAVALENLKARFKEDLEKAAKKQYTNPDSKVIQDLIKKQENYSSLLKSIQDFNTKYNATKDKLNNLNYGDGFGVISGMNFKLSDDAQEESFSSLTKDDVKTKMLESLAVLKTFSENIDYSNTEIDVLDLKKELALINVSLNNFDQLVDKQKEALEKVKTISDDATAKKDQFQTLNVNDKSLIEDYGYEFDKKNVGETILNSGIVSKQNSDNLPSDSVENIENKYRELQSLNASIKSKINSDKAILDNKTLEIDSLNDEIVKLNNQITYQVKEWEIAKERITELEAQNSYTTEDLTTKIESAKQAANLIKEEIVSKLTTLKQKEQDLQNKQNELEKAFYQIQYDLQKYKENLDLQNKLSEILFEYATNQVVDQRLSTKSKALGWKNQVLINKANDLESEIEQKQELYTQRQVKIKAVKDSINTLNSEDVLPVLVSDATSSNNQKAQEKYKLANEKISNLYLDILKYISKAYSTTQLDDYNSYIDSVNKVPNSYKAIANKIYELETKIEEIKNNADIKDNLHIKSLVGQIESEINYIKGQLQADSNNLSSLYQANTDQNFIKQWDDLLAFQIRKLAFYEKYANSQKELDDRKDSSTAATAGTVQFTEAEWRPLQNILNTIFEEMYYTNSYYKEDELEKDFVQKYLTAQNDTSFKTALANSIQLKEIITKAQRIYDARKVINEDGVTKTNDTREMNNLYDKLIDEITKAQAQLTNINHNEISKSLEIDKIDDSSTGLIAQLKDQKLKELRKQLSLAKDINSYLESNYNFANGPKNPDFKAKAVDKIEDLVNNPLPKEEEFITKSNELIEESKTAIKDQLYELFEYEKKALKNLIVKSKQYAQVYSGVSLGDDLQSKSTELAKLLNVSNADVEKLIQLIKQIPDQGNFDVSTWNIESEYSSPAQDKNLSKYQDNEYADYKGTIRKIKERKTDLNSKYTYLKQTTTLRLKSFKTEFDSVIKEFEPITTQDGSSNLRTILDDMEFNSKSGDYLTSFLDKSSYETNTQNVDGASPLVEPDDSADKDKLIDSKDKFLKFANAILEQNSKWNKLIFGTTSNDDKALKNIYKNYIDQRSQIDNYLDKWLETRQLDQKDAIFQRFLELFNVQKDQAQKIKTNIYSNMNMRELDDSNLETPSAILRKVKRALLSAKTFRDWLNNPVNKQELFDYLYKKPANDSTSYHFNYNDLELVDGKYADDWAAEINKISSFETIQINGEDKDAILVNDTQPFLNLFKRFSIVKQNPKIFNGANVKVYLYKNKDADSKILEEIIQANPSYKNVKYNLMIKFTWPATQNQDSVFNDTGDATVYWGGVESRFKTYSEIKINNNWFSTTKGFYKGDWSTKMYENWKNTSVENLPGAILFDYSKGGLTPETAPGVIVSGYNDLQSLYNEQTYLPMYSAAKITELKTKTFNMSDPFVGLDPNLSAAKARVQKYPHIEQATQWTKEVEKWKRTLDIQKERININISVKNNRNFTYKGKNYAKSADLTFWRLLPSDNYGSLSYIPHLIAIPVYDVNSKKMGIILWLFQIVPSSNAKYFIAGMPWENRMVAYVSNSYTYSDTDAQQNYTKSLEMAKDVLSKYVNKDIAYKIDNTTGGPKSKTDAFWNVQESGTYITSKNSSGASNNVNDSDGMTFGSTGFVNTFDIDYTAKIYKSDLELQNNEEGGN; encoded by the coding sequence ATGAAAAAATCAAAAACTTTATCTAAAGCAGTTATTCTTGGAACAAGTCTTGCTGCTGCTGGACTTGGAGGTGTGATATTAGCACTTCATGAAGGTATGAAGAAAGATAAACCACTTGCATTCCAGAGAGAATTTGGTCAAGTTAAAGAGTTTGAAGCGGAAGTTTTAAATTTTCTTCAATCAACAATTAATCCTGAAACAAATGAATCTTCATTAAGCAAAGAAGCACAAGAAGAAATTTATGAAATCTTACTTGAAATTAAATTAAGCAAGGAAAATCCTGAAACTAACTCATTAAGCGCTCAAGAACTTACAAACAAACTTGGACGCGAATTTGCTTACACAAAACTTAAGGAAGCAATTCGTAATGGGTCACAAGAAGATGTTAAGGAAGCTTTAAATCAGATCACAAATGAAATTAAAGATCCTGAATTAAAAGAACAATTTTTACAAAATTCAAGAGATGTCATGAATTCAATTCAAAACGGTGATTTAAACAAAGAAGACAAAATTAAACTTGCAAACCAACTCAAAGAACAAAGTCAAAACGTTTTCGAAAAACAAAATGATATTATTGTTCCTGCACAAAATATCTTGTGAAAAATCAAAGACGAATTAGCTGCAAAACCTGAAAACTATAAGCCAGAAGATAAAGCTAAAGCACAAGCTATCATTCATGCATTAGAAGGTGCACTAGATCAAAACGTTTTATCTGCAGAAAACGTTTCTCAATTAACTGAAGCACTTGTTGACACATATAATGACTTAATGGACCTTAAAAAGGAAACTGAACTTGAATATCAAAAATATTTAAGCAAAAGTGAAGCAACAAAACAAAAAGTTCTTGAGTCAAAATTAAGTAATGAAGATAAAAATAAACTTTTAGACAAAATTAATGCTTTCAATGATCAAGCAGGTTCAAAAGATTTAGTTTATGCTAATAACAAATACGATGAACTTAAAGAACTTGAAAAAGCTTTAGATCAATTAGCTCAAGAAATGGATGATAAAAACAAAGATAATGATGTAATTAGAGAAGAAATCGAAACCATTTTATCTTCAGCTGCTACTTTAAGTCACCAAAACTTAAATAATACATTAGCAAATGAAATTGCTAAATTAAGAGAAAGTTTAAGCGATCCAAAACTTACTAAAGACCAACTCATTGAACTTAAAAAAGATGCTCAATCAAAAATTGAATATGCAAAAACTAATCAAAACTCAATCGATAGAACAAATGACTTAATCGATCGTGCAAATGCAAATCAATTAATCACGGAAGCACAGAAAAACGAATTAAAAGCTGAAATTGAATCAATTAACGGCGATGATCTTGCATCTCTTACTAAAGATGAAAATGCAAAAATAGATGACGTTATCGAAAAATTAACTCGTGCACAAAGAGTTAATGATGAATTAAATCGTCTTAAAGGAATTGTTGATGAAAAAATTCAAAGTCCATATGCAGATCACGAAGTTCTTAATGCTATTTTGTCAGAAATAGCCGCTTTACAAGATGAGACAATTAATCAATGAGATGATCTTGATAGCGAAAAAGATTTAACTTGAAGAGCAGAAGACAAAATTAACGAATTATTCGACAAACTCAGAGATGCTAATAAAAATGAACTTAAAAATTTAATCGCTAAAGGTCAAGAAGCTCAAAATAATCCTGATGTTGCACCTTCAATTAAAAATTCATTAAAAGCTCTTGAAACAATTTCTACTCCATTAACTAATGAATATTCAAGTGCAACAAATAAACAAATTGATCCAAAAATCAAAGAGTACAAAAAACTTTTAGATGATGCTAGATTAAGTGACAAAGTTTCGAAAATTAATAACGAAACAAATGCATTTAAAGATACAATCGCAGCAATGCCAACTGACAATAACAGAAATGACCAAGCTGACATTTATAAAGCTAAAATTGACAGCTTATTAAACCGTATCAATGTAATTCACTCAACACCAAATAAATCAAATGCACAAAAAGAAGAAGAAATTGATGCTCTTTATGAACAAATTAAAGCAATCGAAGCTTCTCAAAAAGATCTTCAAAGATTAATGGACGAGCAAAATGTTTTAGTAAACATTTTAAATGACCTTGACAATGATCCTGAAATCAAAAGACAAATTCTTTCAGAAGTAAATGAAGCAAATGCTCTTTTAGATTCACAAAACAATGTCTTTAGAAAACCAGGTGAGTATGATATTGATCGTGAAATCGAAAAATTAAAAGAACTTGAAGATTTAATCAAAGATAAAAAAGCAAAAATTGTTTCAGATCAGTACTACACAAAAACATTGAAACAAATTAATTCTGCATTCTCTCCATATCGTGACGGTGTTCTTCCAAGTGCTTTAGAAACTAAATTCAAAAATGAGCTTGAAAATCTTAAAGCAATTTTAGATGATCCTAACACAGATTCAAAAGCTTATGATGATGCTGTTGAAGCAATTAGAAATCTTCAAGCTAACATTCAAGCTGCTGCTGATTTAGAAAAAGCTCGTCGTGCTTTAAAAGATGAAATTCAAAGAACAGAAGACATGGGTCTTGGGACATATAAACCACAAGATCAAGTTGATGCTGCAAATGCTAAACTTGCAAAAATCGATGACTTTATTGCTAACCTTGGTTCTCCTTCTGTTGGTCCATTAGCATACGAAGAACTAAAAAATGAAGCTATGGCACAAAAAGATGGTCTTCAAATTGCTCAAGAAAAAGCTAAATTTGACAAAGCGCTTGATAATCTTAAAAAATACATCACTCCATCAGAAGAAACAGATTCTGAACTTTCAAAAGAATTAGAAGCTAAAATTACAGAAAATATTAAAGTTGCACAAGAAAAAGCTGAAAGCATTGTTGGCCCAATTAATGAAATCGAAAAAATCAACACAATCAAATTAACAGCTGAACAAGTAAAAAATAACATTCCGCTTGCTGCAAAATTAAAAGAAGCTCAAGCAAGATACAAAGAATTAACAGCAAAAGATCCAATGGATGAAGGTGATCAAATTATTGCGAACCAACTTAAAGATGTTATTGAAGCTAATTTGATGAATTTAGGTGATTCTCCTACAAAAATCAACGAAAAAATTGAGAATATTATAGCTGAATTAAACAAAATTCAAGCAAAACAAGAAGCTTTAGAATCTCTTAAAGAGTTTGAAAAAATTTATACAGATGCTGACTCTCCAAAAGCTATCTTCGCTGATTCTAAACAAAAATGAGATCAACAATTAGCAGAATTTAAAGAAAGATTTGCTGATCCAAATCAAAATTTAGACGAACTAATTAAACTTAAAAAAGATATTGATCGTGCTTTAAGTGAAGATCAAACCGAAAAAGATAGACTTGAAAAAGAATTAAAAGATACTTACAATAAAGCTGATGAACTTTACACACAATTAAAATTACAAAATCCTCTTAAAGATCCTAATAATCCATCAGAATTAGCAGAAAACTCAAAACTTAAAGGAGTTTGAGATGAAATTGCTGCATTAAAAGATGAAAGTGGTAATTTTGTTGATGGAGCAACGCCTCAAAAAATCGAAGAATTAATTGACAAAATGAGAATAGAAAATCTTAAAGACATTTTCAATAGTAAAAAAGACACTTTAGATAAAAGATTAGAAGGAATTCAAGGAATCGAAGGTCATACTGAACCAGTTGATTCATTAAAAAATAAAGTAAGTACAGCGGCTGGAGAATGATCGAAACTTGTTAATAATCAAGATACAGATCTGAATGAGCTTACCGAAGAACAACTTAAAGAATACATTCAAAAACTTGATAGTTTAGATTCGTATACCGAAGAAGCGAAAGCTCTTGTGGATGCTTATCCTAATTCAAAAAACCCTGAAGAGATTGACCAAGCTATTAATAATAACCTAATTGATCCAACAGATGGTGTAATTGATATCAAAGAAAAAACAAAAAATCTTCGTGATGCTAGATATGGTGCAAAAGAAGAAGAAGAGCTCCGTAAAGAAGTTCAAAGTAAACTAGATGCTCTTGATGAAGAGGTAAAATCAGAATCGAACTTACCTGATGATGCTTATGCTAAAGATCAACTTGCTGAACTTGATCAGTTAATTGATTCTAAAAAAGAAGCTTTAGCTGCAGCGAAAGGAAAAGACGCAATTAGAGCTATTGAAGAAAAAGCTACTAAAATTAAAGAAAACCTTGATGCTATCAAAGACTTTGCTAAAAAAGTTTATGAATTTTCTAATAAAGCAGACGAAGCAATTACACAAGCAGCTCCTGGTGATGCAGTTGCATTAGAAAACTTAAAAGCTAGATTTAAAGAAGATTTAGAAAAAGCGGCCAAAAAACAATACACAAATCCTGATTCAAAAGTTATTCAGGATCTTATAAAGAAACAAGAAAACTATTCTTCATTATTAAAATCAATTCAAGATTTTAATACCAAATACAACGCAACTAAAGATAAATTAAATAATTTAAATTATGGCGATGGTTTTGGTGTTATTTCAGGAATGAACTTCAAATTAAGTGATGATGCACAAGAAGAAAGTTTTAGTTCTTTAACAAAAGATGATGTTAAGACAAAAATGCTTGAATCTCTTGCTGTCCTTAAAACTTTCTCTGAAAATATCGATTATTCAAATACAGAAATTGATGTTCTTGACCTTAAAAAAGAACTTGCTCTTATTAATGTTTCGTTAAATAACTTTGATCAATTAGTAGATAAGCAAAAAGAAGCTCTTGAAAAAGTAAAAACTATCAGCGATGATGCTACAGCTAAAAAAGACCAGTTCCAAACATTAAATGTTAATGATAAATCTTTAATCGAAGATTATGGATATGAATTTGATAAAAAGAATGTCGGTGAAACCATTTTAAACTCAGGTATTGTTTCAAAACAAAATTCTGATAATTTACCAAGTGATAGCGTTGAAAATATTGAAAACAAATATAGAGAACTTCAATCATTAAATGCAAGCATTAAATCTAAAATTAATTCAGATAAAGCTATTTTAGATAACAAAACATTAGAAATTGATTCATTAAATGATGAAATCGTTAAACTTAATAATCAAATTACTTACCAAGTAAAAGAATGAGAAATAGCAAAAGAAAGAATAACCGAATTAGAGGCTCAAAACTCTTATACAACTGAAGATTTAACAACAAAAATTGAAAGTGCAAAACAAGCTGCTAATTTAATTAAAGAAGAAATTGTCTCAAAACTTACTACTTTAAAACAAAAAGAACAAGATCTACAAAATAAACAAAACGAATTAGAAAAAGCTTTCTATCAAATTCAATATGATCTTCAAAAATACAAAGAAAATTTAGATTTACAAAATAAACTTTCTGAAATATTATTTGAATACGCAACAAATCAAGTTGTAGATCAAAGATTATCAACCAAATCAAAAGCATTAGGATGAAAAAATCAAGTTTTAATTAATAAAGCAAATGATTTAGAATCAGAAATTGAACAAAAACAAGAATTATATACTCAAAGACAAGTAAAAATAAAAGCAGTTAAAGATTCTATCAATACTCTTAATAGTGAAGATGTATTACCAGTTCTTGTTTCTGATGCTACATCAAGTAATAACCAAAAAGCTCAAGAAAAATACAAACTCGCTAATGAAAAAATTAGTAATTTATATTTAGATATTCTTAAATACATTTCTAAAGCTTATTCAACTACACAGCTAGATGATTACAATAGTTATATCGATAGCGTTAATAAAGTTCCTAATTCATACAAAGCAATAGCAAATAAAATTTACGAATTAGAAACAAAAATTGAAGAAATTAAAAACAACGCAGACATTAAAGATAATTTACATATCAAATCTCTTGTTGGTCAAATTGAAAGTGAAATTAACTACATCAAAGGACAACTACAAGCGGATTCTAATAATTTATCTTCACTTTATCAAGCTAATACAGATCAAAACTTTATTAAACAATGAGATGATTTATTAGCTTTCCAAATCCGTAAACTCGCTTTCTATGAAAAATATGCTAATTCTCAAAAAGAACTAGATGATCGCAAAGATTCAAGTACAGCAGCAACTGCAGGTACAGTCCAATTCACTGAAGCTGAATGAAGACCACTTCAAAATATTCTTAATACTATTTTTGAAGAAATGTATTACACAAACTCATACTATAAAGAAGATGAATTAGAAAAAGATTTCGTTCAAAAATATTTAACAGCACAAAATGATACTTCATTTAAAACAGCTCTTGCCAACTCAATTCAACTTAAAGAAATCATCACCAAAGCACAAAGAATTTATGATGCCAGAAAAGTGATCAATGAAGATGGTGTTACAAAAACAAACGATACAAGAGAAATGAATAATCTTTACGATAAGTTAATTGATGAAATTACAAAAGCTCAAGCTCAATTAACTAATATTAATCACAATGAAATTTCTAAATCTCTTGAAATTGACAAAATTGATGATAGTTCAACAGGTCTTATAGCTCAACTTAAAGATCAAAAATTAAAAGAACTCAGAAAACAATTATCTTTAGCAAAAGATATAAATTCTTATTTAGAAAGCAACTATAACTTTGCAAATGGTCCAAAGAATCCTGATTTTAAAGCAAAAGCTGTTGATAAAATTGAAGATTTAGTTAATAATCCGTTACCAAAAGAAGAAGAGTTTATTACAAAAAGTAATGAATTAATTGAAGAATCTAAAACAGCCATTAAAGATCAACTTTATGAACTTTTTGAATACGAAAAGAAAGCGCTTAAAAATCTAATTGTAAAATCAAAACAATATGCACAAGTTTATAGTGGTGTTAGTTTAGGAGATGATCTTCAAAGCAAATCTACAGAGTTAGCTAAATTATTAAACGTTTCTAATGCTGACGTTGAAAAATTAATTCAGTTAATTAAACAAATTCCAGATCAAGGAAATTTTGATGTTTCGACATGAAATATAGAATCTGAATATTCAAGTCCAGCGCAAGATAAGAACTTATCTAAATATCAAGATAATGAATATGCTGATTATAAAGGTACAATTAGAAAAATTAAAGAGCGTAAAACTGATTTAAATTCAAAATATACTTACTTAAAGCAAACTACTACATTGAGACTTAAGAGTTTTAAAACAGAATTTGACAGTGTAATTAAAGAATTTGAACCAATAACGACTCAAGATGGTTCATCTAACTTAAGAACTATTCTTGATGATATGGAATTCAATTCTAAAAGTGGTGATTACCTAACTTCATTTTTAGATAAAAGTTCATATGAAACAAATACACAAAATGTAGATGGAGCTAGTCCATTAGTAGAACCAGATGATTCTGCTGATAAAGATAAACTTATTGATTCAAAAGATAAATTCTTAAAATTTGCTAACGCAATTTTAGAACAAAATAGCAAATGAAATAAATTAATCTTTGGAACAACTTCAAATGATGATAAAGCACTTAAAAACATCTACAAAAATTACATTGATCAAAGATCACAAATTGATAATTATCTTGACAAGTGATTAGAAACAAGACAATTAGATCAAAAAGATGCTATTTTCCAAAGATTTTTAGAATTATTTAATGTTCAAAAAGATCAAGCACAAAAAATTAAAACTAACATCTATTCAAACATGAACATGAGAGAATTAGATGATAGCAATTTAGAAACGCCATCAGCAATTTTAAGAAAAGTAAAAAGAGCATTACTTTCAGCTAAAACATTTAGAGATTGATTAAATAATCCAGTTAATAAACAAGAATTATTTGACTACTTATACAAAAAACCAGCTAATGATAGTACTTCATATCACTTCAATTACAATGATTTAGAATTAGTAGATGGAAAATATGCTGATGATTGAGCCGCAGAAATTAATAAAATTTCAAGTTTTGAAACAATTCAAATTAATGGCGAAGATAAAGATGCAATTTTAGTTAATGATACTCAACCATTTTTAAATCTATTCAAGAGATTTTCAATTGTTAAACAAAATCCAAAGATCTTTAATGGTGCAAATGTAAAAGTATATTTATACAAAAATAAAGACGCTGATTCAAAGATTTTAGAAGAAATTATTCAAGCTAACCCAAGTTATAAGAATGTTAAATATAACTTAATGATTAAATTCACTTGACCAGCAACTCAAAATCAAGACAGTGTATTTAATGATACTGGTGATGCGACTGTTTATTGAGGAGGTGTTGAGTCAAGATTCAAAACTTATTCAGAAATTAAAATTAATAACAATTGATTTAGCACAACAAAAGGCTTCTACAAAGGTGATTGATCTACAAAGATGTACGAAAATTGAAAAAATACATCAGTAGAAAATCTTCCTGGTGCAATTTTATTCGATTATTCAAAAGGTGGACTTACACCGGAAACAGCACCTGGTGTTATTGTTTCGGGATATAATGATTTACAATCGCTTTATAATGAACAAACATATTTACCAATGTATTCGGCAGCTAAAATTACTGAATTAAAAACTAAAACATTCAACATGAGCGATCCATTTGTTGGTTTAGATCCTAACTTAAGTGCAGCAAAAGCTAGAGTTCAAAAATACCCACATATAGAGCAAGCTACACAATGAACTAAAGAAGTTGAAAAATGAAAACGTACTTTAGATATCCAAAAAGAAAGAATTAACATCAATATTTCAGTTAAAAATAATAGAAACTTTACATACAAAGGCAAAAACTATGCTAAAAGTGCAGACCTTACATTCTGAAGATTATTACCATCAGATAACTATGGTTCACTTTCATACATACCTCACTTAATTGCTATTCCAGTTTATGATGTTAATAGTAAGAAAATGGGAATTATTCTTTGATTATTTCAAATTGTGCCTTCATCAAATGCTAAATACTTTATTGCTGGTATGCCTTGAGAAAATAGAATGGTTGCTTATGTATCTAATTCATATACATATTCAGATACTGATGCACAACAAAATTACACAAAATCATTAGAAATGGCTAAAGATGTTCTTTCAAAATATGTTAACAAAGATATTGCTTATAAAATTGATAACACAACTGGTGGTCCTAAATCAAAGACAGATGCGTTTTGAAATGTACAAGAAAGTGGAACATATATCACAAGTAAAAATTCATCTGGTGCTTCAAACAATGTAAATGATTCAGATGGAATGACTTTCGGCTCAACTGGTTTCGTTAATACATTTGACATAGACTATACAGCTAAAATTTACAAATCAGATCTTGAATTACAAAATAATGAAGAAGGAGGAAACTAA